The genomic DNA ATCAGAACTTTCTGCTCGCCGCTGGGAATTATGAGATTTTGTATCAGTGCCGCGTTCACTTCCCGCCAAATCAACCAAGGACAGTTTCCCCTGCAGTTTGTTTGTGCGCTTGTCACGCAACAGTATTTGACAAATAGCGTGCGATCGTGAGGACGTATCGTTGGCCTCCGTTGTATGAGTTGTCCGAAAGGAATTACCCGTGTTGACGATTTCGTGAAAGACTGCGACAGTATCGGCCTCCACTTCCTGAAGTCCTGTTACAACAATCTCCCCTTGGCCGTCTTCGAGAACTTTGAGTCGATTGCGATCATTCAGAAGGTCCTGCACAAACCCTCCGTACATTTCAAAAAAACTTAGCACGATCTTTGTGCTCTTCAAAGAACATCCACCAGCGTTTGCATGATCGGAAAGCTGCAGGTACAAGTCCTCACAAAGAATCGCTTGAATACCATTCATGGTATGCGTTTTCCCCGAGCCGGTTTGTCCGTAGGCGAACACCGTTGCCCGTCCCCCTTTCCCGCTGCAAACAAAGTCCAGCAATGGCATGGTGGTGTGTTTGTAAACGTCTTCGGTAGACGCCTCTTCACTGAAGGCGTGGTCGAAAGTGAATGACGTTTGATCGAGGTATTTTGTGATGCCGTCTACCCGTACTTTCGAGCTGTGTATCCAGACGGCCGGATTGAGGCAAGTAACAGAGTCGTGATCGTTTCTGGCCCGCTCCTTTTCCGAAATGGGACGTTTACGTACACAGATGCAAATACGAGGATGCGCGTCGCAAGAATCGTGTGGCTCGATTTCTTGCGCGTGTTGCTGTCGCCAGCGTCGCACCATTCCAATGAAATCGACGTCGCCTGGATTTCCAGCGGCAATGTTTCGCTGTTCTTCCTGAGCGCGCTCTTTCTTGCGCTAACGACGGAGATAGAAAACCAGGTCTGGTGAGAGACAAATCGAAATGACAAGACAGGACCCGTGGGTCGTGTTGGTTGGTAAAGCAGGATACAGAAGATTCGCTGGTGACGCACCTCAACCATAGCCCTACGACGTTCTTCTCGTTCCGCTTCCATCCGCTCAATCTTGAGACGAGTTTGATCTTTGGGGGGAACTACTGAGGACTAGCGAGAACAAAGAAGCGAATCAAATTGTGGTGAGTCGGTACGTATTGAAGGAATGTGTTTTTGAAAGTTAGCAATGTCAGGAACCTTGAGCCGCATCGGAACGCGAAGAAGTATTGGCGAGTATCGGCTACCATGACAACCATAACAACACGTACTCGGCGTCGATTACTCATAGTATCCAAAAATGAAAGGCCGTGCACAAGCAAAAAGGGGGGAATTAGTCAATGTCAGTGTGCACCGGTGTCTCAGTCAAGACAAATGCAATCAATATAGTCTTGTTGCATCATGGTTCATGGTTTCCAGAGAGCGGAATGCACAGCGCATCTACGGTAGGTAGGTACGGTATATACCTGGTATACGGAACTCTTAACTGCAATGTAACAGTAACGGGCCCCAAACCCAACTCTGGGCTTTGGTCAGCGACTCGACCAAAACACCTTTGCACCCCTCCCCTACTTATATACAGAGACATGAATGGACCAATCCCAAAGGTATGCTatgtctcactgtcaattacTACGAATGTACCGGTTAGCTGGCTAGAGACAGTGGCAAAGAACACGCACGAAGGAATCGGAATTATGGGATGGATcacgattgactgtgagcgcaACCGCGGAAACGGAACAACTTTTTGCCTCGTTCGACAACAACGGCACCGGCGACGCCAATCCATTCGGTGCAACTGGTCCATTGTAACCTGTGCTTTTACTAGACTGTAACTTGGACCAAACCACAAAAGACAATGTTTCGCAAATTCACAAACCGCATCACCAACAGAATAGGATCTGACGGGGAGAACAGGAATTCCTCGCAAGTTGCCAGCGCCGTCGAAACCCTTCAAGCCATGGGCTTTGACGCGGCATCAATCCAACAAGcgttggcttcttcgaaTGGCAATCTCGACCAAGCTACTGACGCTTTGCTATCGAGACAAGGTAGTCCTTccaactcacagtcaacacctTCGCGAGCCGAAGAAGAGTCTTTGCAACGAGCAATACAAGAAAGTTTACGCACGGTTCCGCTAACTCCACACGAACACGCACAGCGTTCCAAACCCACGGTCCCACGCACCGCTGCCGTGTCCAAGGCTGCCCAAGCCGCGGCTCGGCGTGCCGCTACCGCAAGAGAAACAGTAAGTGTCACGCCCCACTCCGCGTCGACGTCTCTGGCGATTCATCATCCGGAGGTAAGGCTGGTACCGAAATTACAAGACAAGTCGAAAGAAGAACAGATTCTTCGGTGTGCTGATCGAATGAAAGCTTCACCCGCCGCCGTTGACACCCTCCTTCGAACACTCAGTGCGGTACAGAAAGAACCAAGCAACGACAAATTTCGCAAAATTGACAAGTCCACTCCAGGCTACCAGCGCAGTGTCGCCAAGACACCAGGGGCAGAAGACCTTTTACGGGCCATGAACTATCGGCTCGTACCGAGCAGACCTAATGAACTCATCATTGATCGCAGTATGATCGATCCCGCACTGTTGTATCTAGGAATCTCAGCCTTGGAACAAGTGAAAGGAACACCGGAGTATCAGCAAGGGAAGGCTCAACTAACTTTCACCAAAGAGCTCGCGACGATTCGCGCTAGTGCTGATTGTAGTACCGAAGAAGCTATTCGACGGTCGACGTACATGGGACAATGCCCCAGTGAACCTACCGAAGGGCGGGGTGCACTCGTCCAAATTGTATTGGTGGACGAAGTCATTCGGCGTCGGTTCGACGGTGACGACATTTTGAATGACATCCTCCATTGGTTAGGGGGGCACGGTTCCGCAATTCCGGATAAACTTCTTTCCAGAACGTGGACCTTGGTCGATCGCAATGCCAATCCACCGTCATCCATCGATTGTGTCGCGAACCGAAACAATACTCTCCAGTACATTGGGTGTTGGCCGAGTGGTAAACTGGAACTACTACCCAACACAGAAGACTGAAAAGTCGGTATTTCCCTAGGTCGCGGGCTCGGCTCGGGAATTATAGACAATGTAGTTCCAGCTGTAAGTCACAATCGATACTGTCGGACACAAATAATTAGGGAGCATACTTTTAGAGTGTTACGTTATGTTGGTCGAGATTTTGTCCGATGACGAACAGGTCATTTTTCTTGTCACTCGTTACTTCACGTATCGACGCACTTTTTTCGACAGACAGGCATTCTGTTTTCTTGTTGCCTGCCTGTGGAGACGGCGTTATCCTCTGTTGTGCCTTTCAACACGGGCACTATCTCTATAGCGTATAGAGGAGCAATAGCTTCGTTACCGTGCTCATCTGAGTTCTGATTGATTAACATGGAGAGAACAAAGATACAAGACGAGCACAAAAGTCCCCCTAATCCGTCGACATTTCGATGGTTCCTCGGCCTTCTAGTGGCGTCGACGTTTTCCATGGTCTATTTTGTGGCTCCCTTTTACATGCTTACAGTCGTGTTTGCACTAGTTTTCAAATATCCTTCGGTAGAAATTGCATGGATGTACGCTATTCCGATGATTGTCTCGGCCATTTTGCCACCAATGGCTTCTCCACTTGCCTTGCGACTCATCTCCCCGCTCATTGACTACTTCGATTACGAAGAGATCCACGAAACCTCACCGGTGGACGTCCAGAAGGAAATACtaagcaacaacaaaaactaTTTGCTAGTCTTTCAACCGCATGGAGCACTGTCGTTTACAGGAATCACTTCAATGGTGACAGCTCCACAAGCAATGAAAGGCAAATTGCCAACAGCTGTGGCTGACGCACTCTTGTACACACCTATACTGAAACATGTCTTAGGAATTTTCGGGCTGATTAGTGCCTCCAAAAGCAGCATGATCCGAACTTTAAAAAAGAAGGGTGTGGAAGGAACCATTGTTTTGTACGTTGGTGGGATTGCCGAGCTCTTTTTGACCGACGAGACGGACGAGCGCCTCTATCTGCGAAAGCGAAAAGGGTTTATCAAATTAGCTCTACAACAGGGTGTCGATGTTGTACCTGTGTATCTATTTGGGAACACAAACGCGCTGTCGGTACTAAAGACGGGATTTCTCGCGGCAATTTCGCGAAAATTACAGATATCTCTGACGTACATTTGGGGAAAGTGGTATCTTCCGATTCCCCGTGATTGCAAATTGCTGTATGCTTCCGGTCAGCCATTAGGAATGCCTCATATTTTAGACCCAAGCCAAGCCGACATTGATAAATGGCACGAAAAGTACTGCTCCGAGGTCATGCGGATCTTCGAAAAATACAAGGAAAAGGTTCCGGAATACAAGCACAAGAAATTAGAAATTATTTGATAGCGTTTTGTTGGACTCGCCTCATCGATACAGACAACCCACAATTAGAATATTCCAATTTTCCAAAGTGGCACTGTTTCTCGCATTTGAATCCTAATTTGTTCCACCGCTAATGCTGGAAATAGCACTCGAAAATCCACCTATGATGCAGTTGCTGATTCTGGGATTACTTTTCAAAATCACGGCAACCCGGAATTTTCGGTTGGTCCCAACCCCGCAGATGAAGAATTGCAGAATAATTCAATATTCCCCTCGTCGTTGACTGTAAGGACGTATACCGTAAATCCTTTCATTGCTCTCCTTCCCTTACTGTAAGACACATTCTATAGGTGACTTTGCCGCTCGGCATCGGAATGCAAAGCAAGTGCTCTCATCTCTTTACACCAACGACGGAATCATATTCAGAATGCCAAATTGTACCACTCTCTTACTAGTGGACGTACAAAATGACTTCCATCCCGGTGGCAGTCTTGCCATTCCCACCGCCAACGAGGACGCGGATCGCATTGCTGCTTTGATTCGGTCGCATCCAGAAAAAATTGATCGCATAGTGGCTACCATGGACTCGCACCAAAAGCTGCATATCGCGCATCCCTCGTTCTGGCTCGCTGGGGATGGATCGGGTCTTCATCCCGTTCCCTTTACAATTATCTCGCACGACGACATTAGGAACGGAACTTGGAAACCCCGTCCTGATCTCAAGACTTGCACAAATGACAAAAACACCTTGGACAGGGAAGTTCTTGGCGATCTCAAAGACGTTGAGAACGAATCAGGGTCGTTCGATCTCACCAAGTACTGTATTGAATATGCACGTaggttggaagaaaagggCCGATTCCAGATTTGTATATGGCCTGAGCATTGCCTGATTGGGTCTACGGGTCATAGCTTGGTAGATTCTGTGCGGGAAGCAATCAATGAGTGGAGTGAACAGACTGGAAGAAGCGTTGAATGGGTCATGAAAGGTCAAAATTTGCTGACGGAGATGTATTCCGCACTTGCTGCCGAAGTCCCAGTTTCGCATACCACAGCCTTCAACCACAAAGTGCACTCCTCGCTACTGGAATCTGATCGTTTGATCGTGTGCGGACAAGCGATGAGTCACTGTGTGAACTACACCCTCCGCGATATTGTGGAGTACAAACCGGAGATTAGCACGTGTCAGATCTATTTGCTTCTCGACTGCACTTCTTCCGTACCGACTTTTGAGTACGCTGCCAACGAATTCCAGCATGACATGGAAAAATTGGGAGTCTTGCTCGTTAAGTCCACCGAATTATTTCAATGTGCAAGTTTTAAAAAATGATGATGCCTCTACACATACCCGAACTGTGGCTTAAAAGCACACTACGTCTTCATTTGTTAGCTTCCACATGCTTTAAAGTGAAGTTCTGTAAAGGCAGAAAAAAACGTAAAATTTCTTACAGGTAATTATTCAAAACCATATCGTGCAGAGGTTACGCAGCCTCTGCAGCCCGAGCCTCGCGTTCCATCAGCACGCGTTTGTAATCGTGAGGGAAGACTTTGACGAATCTACCGACCTCATTCTCCCAGTTATCCAGCATTTTCTGACCAGTACTGCTTCCGGTCATTTCAACATGTTCCTTGATGTAGCTGTGCACCTCTTCTGATTCTTCCGGCGTATCAATCGTCTCCAATCCCACAAGGCCCATGTTGCAACGGGCGGGAAATTTGCCATCCGCGTCGTAGATGTAAGCGATGCCTCCGCTCATACCAGCAGCAAAGTTGCGACCCGTTTCGCCGAGAGAAACCATAATGCCACCAGTCATATACTCGCAGCCGTGGTCGCCAACACCTTCGACGACAGCGAGGGCACCGGAGTTACGGACACAAAATCGCTCACCCGCCTTTCCACGAAAGAATGCCTTGCCTGACGTAGCACCGTACAAACAAACATTTCCCACGACAACGTGCTCTTCGGCTTCAAACCCACTTGCGACGACATCGGCCGTCGGGTAAACAGCAAGCTTTCCGCCTGAGAGGCCTTTACCAGTGTAATCATTCGCGTCTCCTTCCACTGTCATCGTGATACCCTTTGCAAGAGTAAACGCTAAAGACTGCCCACCATGTCCTTTAAGCTTGAGGTGAATTGTGTCGTCTGGAAGACCCTCCGTACCGTATCGCGAAGAGATCTCGTAAGAAAGCATAGTTCCAAGAGTACGGTTGACGTTTTCAATCTCGTCTTCGATGACAACTGGGATCTGGTTTTCTAACGCATCCTTCGCCTTTGCAATAAAATCAATATCCTTGGCAATGTCGAGACCGTGATATTGGCCGGTCAAATTGCGAATTCCGGCAGACGGGTTGAGCTCTGACGCAGGCGTTAAAAGCGGACTCAAGTCCAGCCCACGGCTTTTGTAGTGAAGGCCGCGTTTGTTGATGTCCAAATGCTGGGTTTGTCCAATCATTTCTGCCATATTTCTGTACCCCAATTTCGCCATAATTTCGCGAACTTCCTCAGCAAGCAGGAAGAAGTAATTCATGACGTGCTCAGGCTGTCCAGAAAACTTGCGACGAAGCTCTTCGTCTTGCGTGGCTATACCCACAGGGCAAGTGTTCAAGTGGCATTTGCGCATCATGATGCATCCCATTACAACTAGTGGAGCCGTGGCGAAGCCAAACTCTTCAGCGCCGAGGAGCGCGGCGATCGCAACATCTCGTCCCGTTTTCAGCTGTCCGTCGGTTTGCAACTTAACTCGATCACGTAAACCATTCAAGACAAGGGTCTGCTGCGTTTCGGCAAGACCAAGCTCCCATGGGAGACCGGCTCCTTTCACACCAGTCCAGGCAGCTGCTCCAGTGCCCCCGTCATGaccactgactgtgatatgATCGGCAAGAGCCTTGGCGACACCTGCAGCGACAACACCAACTCCGACTTCAGACACAAGTTTGACGGATACCTCTCCCTTTGGCTGAGCATTCTTTAAGTCGTGAATGAGTTGAGCTAGATCTTCAATCGAATAAATGTCGTGGTGAGGCGGCGGAGAAATCAGACCAACGCCTGGAGTTGTGTGCCGATTCTCAGCAATATACTCCGAGACTTTAAATCCGGGCAATTCGCCACCTTCGCCGGGCTTTGCGCCTTGAGCCATTTTGATTTGGATCTGGTCACTATTTGCCAGATAGTGGGATGTCACACCAAATCGTCCAGAGGCAACTTGTTTGATACTGGATCGACGATTGTCAAGAAAGCGTTTCGGGTCTTCACCACCTTCGCCAGTGTTCGATCGACCTCCAATACTGTTCATTGCCACAGCCAGCGTCTCATGGGCTTCGCGACTGATTGACCCCAGAGACATGGCACCAGACGCAAAGCGCTTGACAATCTCACTCGTTGGCTCCACTTCTTCAATAGGAATTGCCTTAGTCGGGTCAAACTTAAACTTGAGCTGGCCACGGAGGGTGACTTTCTTGTTTTGCTCGTTAGTGAGACGCGCAAACTCCTTGTAGGCTTCACGTGAGTTCGTTCGGCCAGCAATTTGCAGGTTAACCATTCCAGCAGGGGTATTCAGATGAGCCTCTCCGCCGTCCCGGTAGTGGAACTGCCCATCGCTGCGGACCAAGTCATCCAAATCCGAAGGTATCGGAGGATAGGCACTCTCATGGAAGCGTTCCAGATCACGGTAAAGCGCTTCAAAATCGGTGCCCTGGATGCGGGTTGTCGTTCCGCTGAAACAGCGATCCACGACTTCGTCTGCAAGACCAACTGCTTCAAAAACCTGAGCACCCTTGTAGCTCTGCAGCGTAGAAATGCCCATTTTACTCATTACTTTTAAAAGACCTTTGGCTGCGGCCTTACGGTAGTTTTGCATCGCCTCTTCGTCCGTGAACTGCTGCTTCGCTTTAGACTCAATTTGTCCTTCCTCGTTCATTTTGCAAATAGCTTCGTAGGCCATGTAAGGACAAACAGCATCACAGCCGTATCCGAAAATTGTCGCAAAATCGTGAACTTCTTTGGCATCTCCAGCTTCGGCAAAAATAGCTGCCTTAGGGCGTTGCTTCGTTTTCAGCAAATGATGGTGGACAGCACCGACGGCCAGCAAAGATGGCAGCGCAATTCGATCGGGACCAGCGAATTTATCAGAAAGAATAACGCCCTCCACGCCGCTTCCGCCAAAAGGGCCCTGGATGGCTTCAGCTGCTTCATCGCAGATTCGTTCAAGAGCCTGAATACAGTTGCTGTGTAAGCTAGAGTTTAACAATTGTGCCACTGCCACTTAGCTTTTTTCTCAACGTACCTGAAGCATGCCGTCCGGTCCACTTCCTACCGAAAACGTTGTATCAATTACAGCCGTTTTAAATCCTTGACCGCCGCTTGTGCTCTTATATTCCTGATTCTTTAAAGTTTCCATTTCATCCAGAGTGAGTACGGGGTGACGGACCACCAGACGCTCGCAATGTGATTGCTGCGGATCAGAAAGTAGGTTGCCCTCGGGACCAACAGGGCAGACCAAACTCATCACGATTTCTTCACGTATAGGATCAATCGGAGGGTTCGTCACCTGTGCAAACAGTTGCTTGAAATAATCGTTTACTTGGCGTGGCTGCTCAGAAAGAACAGCAAGAGCTGCATCGTTTCCCATGCTTCCAAGCGCTTCCTTGCCGCCGACGGCCATAGGCAGTAGCAACATTTCTAGCTTTTCGCTACTGTAACCAAACATGTTCAGTTTGCGGTTGGTCTGGGTAAAATCCATAGGACCGCTTCGGCTTCCGCTTTGCTTCGACCAGCTTTCCAGATCGATCATACCGTTTTGAACCCAATCCGAGTAAGGGTGCATCGAAGCAACCTGTTCCTTAATCTCGTCGTCCGGCACGATGCGCTGCGTTTCAAAGTCGACCAAAAACATTTTCCCCGGTTCCAGACGATGCTTGACTTTAACGTCCGAGTCAGGGATATCGGGACAGACGCCAATTTCGGAGGAGAGCATGACGTGATCGTCTTTAGTCACATAGTAGCGCGAGGGACGAAGACCGTTCCGGTCCAAAGTGGCACCAATGTAACGACCATCTGTGAAGGCAACCATCGCAGGCCCATCCCAAGGTTCCATTACAGCTGAGTTGTACTCGTAAAACGATTTCTTTTTGTCCGATAAATTGTCATTGTCCTGCCAGGCTTCCGGAATCATCATCATAACAGCCTCCGGCAATGTACGATTTGAGCCTTTTGTGAGTAGTTCTAAAACCGAATCAAAGTTCCCCGAATCGCTCATATTGTCAGAAGTTGCGGGTAGAAGATGGCTGGTATCATCACCGTAGATCGGAGATTCCATAATGCCCCCGCGACTGTACATCCAATTCTTGTTTCCGCGAAGGGTGTTGATCTCCCCATTATGGCACATCATACGAATCGGCTGGGCGCGTTCCCAAGATGGAAAGGTATTTGTCGAGAATCTGGAATGCACCAACGCCAAATGAGAGATAAACGACGGATCCTGCAGGTCTAGATAGTACTGCGAGACCTGCTCTGGGGTCAATTGCCCCTTGTAGGTAATGTGATGACTGGTAAGGGAGTTGACATAAAAACCACTTTCAGGTCCTTGAATAACGGCAACTTCGTCCTCTGCCATTTTGCGAATTTTCATAAGATCTTGCTCAAATGCTTTGTTGGGAATCTTTCGATCGTTGATAACAATGAGTTGCTGGGTGATAGGTTCCGAATCCAGTGGGTCCTTCCCGAGCTGAGAGTTGTTGACAGGGACTGGGCGCCACCCTAAAGTAGTATGCTTACTTTCTTTGACAAGTCGATCGAGGATCGCTTTGCATTCATCCATTTTTCCGTTCACGTGGCTTCCTGGCGGGAAGAAGATATTGCTCACTGCGTACTCTCCTACTGCAGGAAGCTCTGCCTGGAAAAGCTCCTTAGCACGGGCTCGCATGAACGAATCGGGCATCCCGAAAAGCATACCTGGATAGATAAAAGGGGCAAAGTGAGCACACGGATGGCAACATCAGGAAAAATCAGCTTGTCAAACTCACCAGACCCGTCCCCCGAAGCAGGATCACACCCACAGCCTCCGCGATGAGCCATACGGACTAACATCTCATCCGCCCTTTCGACAATAGCTCGCGAAGGAACCGACTTGAGGGAAGCAATCAAACCAACTCCGCAATTCTCCTTCTCATTTTTGGCGTCATACAAAGTTTTCGGTAAGTCATCCTCTCGCCTTCCGCTACGAAGTTGAACGATGCGTTCCGTCGAGTAGAAGCGTTGACGAAGGAGAGGGTTCTGGAGTGCTGTGATGCCAGGCACTGTACAGCGTTGCAGCGTGCGACGCAGACTCACCGCCGAAACACGATGGAAGGTGGACAGCCGCGAGCCCTTGCGTACGACAAGACAAGCCGAGGAAATCATGCTCTTCCTACGAATACCAAAACGAGATTGTTTGTGCTGACTTTGAGTCTGGTGCTGCCTGTAATATTCTTATTAATTTTCAGTGAAAAAGCAGCAGCTCTGTATAGACCGACGAACTCTAAGCCTTCGTGAGCGCAAGTTCTGCAGAACTTTTCCATGCTAAAGCAGGTTTGGATGAGAGTGCTGCCGCTGCACGTGAGCGGCTCGGAAGGAATCGGAAGATACGAGTGACGTGAGGTCGACCTTGCTGACGTAAACAAAGATGTTCTGCTTATGAGCACGATACGCAACGCGACGACAAATGGATACTTTACATAAGAGCGAGCTCTTGAAGCGGAGACCATTCTTCTGAACCACGTGTCCAGGCTTCCAGTTACTGTTGTCGGTCGACTGAAAGACCACAAATGAGAACAGATTTCATACCGAAGTTACAGTTGTTTCCCTGTTTGGTCGTCATTGCGATACATTTCGACTAGCTAGCTCTAGTCCTAACGCGAGGCGAAGTCCTCGCGAATTTCTTCTGACAATACAATTGGAAATGTTTTCCCATAGTTTTCTATTAGAAAAACGGAAATCAAGTTTTGATAACATACCTGCTTTCTTGACTGTAAGCTAGTCTTTTTCCATATCACCCGAGGTCATGAATGCTTGAAAGCCAAGAACCAAGGTAATGATGGTCATGGGCGCCATGAGGATCGTCAATGGATGCGGTGGCCAGAAAAACATTTTAAAGCTGACCACAACGTAGCAACGTAACATATGCGCATAATTCTTGTAGAATGTCATGTGTCGATTGAGGAATGAGAGCATGCCGACAAGGATTGTTGCTAGCGCCGATGATGTAAACTTGTTCATTCGCCGCGCGGCCACGCCTTCGGCTTCTTTGGGGATGTATAGTTCCAAAGCGACGCTTGCCAGCCAGTGGAAAAGCCCCTGGAGAAATGCAATGCGCGCAGTCAAATATTCGAACTCCCAATTGTTCTTTAGAAACCCCATCGGCGAGTTGTACGCCAAATTTTTTAATGTACCCGGCGTGTCACCATGGCTCAATAGCATTGTACCAGTCACCGTTGTAACAAAAATGCTTACAACTTCCAGACCAAAGGAAGACAATAGTAGAAATCGGCACAATTTCTTTGCGACACGCATAAGTTGTGTATCCGACTTCTTCGGAGACATGGCCTCGCGAGATTCTACCATGGTTGCTAGAACTGCGCCAGCAACCAGAGCAGCTGGTGCCCCAAGATTTGCTGTCCATTCCCAGGTATCAAACATCAATTGCGCGTCGACATTTCTCAGTTCCCCGTATCCCAGAGCGAGCAATGGTTCTCTCTGTAGCAATATACATTTGTTTGTCCCactttcactttttcgaaTCCGAGATCCATGGGCAGATCGAAGCAGAGCTCTTTGGGAAGCGTACCCGGATACATATGAGCCTAGAGCCAGAACAATTAGACAACCTTGCACCATTGCCGCCAACCTTTTCCTGATCTACCGTCAAAGTGGTCTCGATGTGGTCGGTGGTCCATAGTCCCGTTGTGCTAGACAGATTGGTCATCTTTGGAAAGACATGCGACGCTTCAACACGACATGTCTGTCGAATGTGACGGCGAACGAGCAGGCTCCCTGTCACTGTTTGTCTACCTCAGAGTCAGACATTGCCACCAATATGATCTGAGACTGAAGGACAGACGCTCAAGTCTATTGTTGTTCCGTGAAGAGGGTAGGGTAGTTTCACATTACGTGCTTCAAACGGCGACGGGTCAGCGGCAAAAAGTGCTTCTCCAGCGTAACTTCTGGTCCCAAGTTCACCGGTGGAGTTGGTGCCGGTTGGTCCGACTCGACCGCATAACGCGTTCTGTGGGGAGAGCCCATGCCTCAATTAATGTGAGAACCCTCTCGAGCTGGATTGGTAATTTTGAGGTATCAACGAAGCTGTTTTGCATGTATAACTAGCAAAATTGTTCTACCTATTTTCTGCTGTTAGTCATATCACTCTGCAACGACAAAAGTCTCTAAAGAATTCGGCAGTGCCCTTGTTGAGGCTGGGATATTTTTGGACGGAAACAGCCTAGGCACTATGAGTTCTTTTGCAATTCAATCCATGCAGTTGCTGGTGGCAACAGGTATCCAGTGAAAATAAACGCTTTTCGAACAAATTTCGTGACTTTTATGGTGATCAACTGATATTTTTCTACTTTCTTTGTTATCGGCCCGattttcttgtttgcttgATAACCTTAGCATCTATCTaccctttgacgaaatcgaatCGCAGATGGATTCGTATTATGCTAccacttttctttttcattcgTTTGATGTTTACACttagaaagaaaaaattgtaGATTCAGGAAATGTTTCCTCACTGTACTCCGTGATTTGTTCGTCAGCTCGTCACTTTTGTTTATGAtgagtgactgtgaggtCCATCTTTCATATTCTGTTTATTGTATTCCATCAATCTAAAAATATTTAGCAGGACCGACTGTGGATATTTCATGGGTCCCGTTGTAGTCACGTGCGTATATTGCCGACCTGTGCGACCTAATTAAGGAAAGAAGGTATTCACGAGAGTGAATCTTTGTATGGAAATATAGAAGGTATTCTTGAGAATTCATGAAACATTTCTTTCATTGGCTCTGAACAAGTGATAGCACAGGAAGATTGTCAGTGTAATTTCAGAGAGGCTGCCGTCAATCA from Phaeodactylum tricornutum CCAP 1055/1 chromosome 22, whole genome shotgun sequence includes the following:
- the GltX gene encoding ferredoxin-dependent glutamate synthase, fusion of large and small subunits (involved in synthesis of glutamate; contrary to the Thaps homologue, this one seems to lack N terminal presequences for chloroplast targeting), translating into MISSACLVVRKGSRLSTFHRVSAVSLRRTLQRCTVPGITALQNPLLRQRFYSTERIVQLRSGRREDDLPKTLYDAKNEKENCGVGLIASLKSVPSRAIVERADEMLVRMAHRGGCGCDPASGDGSGMLFGMPDSFMRARAKELFQAELPAVGEYAVSNIFFPPGSHVNGKMDECKAILDRLVKESKHTTLGWRPVPVNNSQLGKDPLDSEPITQQLIVINDRKIPNKAFEQDLMKIRKMAEDEVAVIQGPESGFYVNSLTSHHITYKGQLTPEQVSQYYLDLQDPSFISHLALVHSRFSTNTFPSWERAQPIRMMCHNGEINTLRGNKNWMYSRGGIMESPIYGDDTSHLLPATSDNMSDSGNFDSVLELLTKGSNRTLPEAVMMMIPEAWQDNDNLSDKKKSFYEYNSAVMEPWDGPAMVAFTDGRYIGATLDRNGLRPSRYYVTKDDHVMLSSEIGVCPDIPDSDVKVKHRLEPGKMFLVDFETQRIVPDDEIKEQVASMHPYSDWVQNGMIDLESWSKQSGSRSGPMDFTQTNRKLNMFGYSSEKLEMLLLPMAVGGKEALGSMGNDAALAVLSEQPRQVNDYFKQLFAQVTNPPIDPIREEIVMSLVCPVGPEGNLLSDPQQSHCERLVVRHPVLTLDEMETLKNQEYKSTSGGQGFKTAVIDTTFSVGSGPDGMLQALERICDEAAEAIQGPFGGSGVEGVILSDKFAGPDRIALPSLLAVGAVHHHLLKTKQRPKAAIFAEAGDAKEVHDFATIFGYGCDAVCPYMAYEAICKMNEEGQIESKAKQQFTDEEAMQNYRKAAAKGLLKVMSKMGISTLQSYKGAQVFEAVGLADEVVDRCFSGTTTRIQGTDFEALYRDLERFHESAYPPIPSDLDDLVRSDGQFHYRDGGEAHLNTPAGMVNLQIAGRTNSREAYKEFARLTNEQNKKVTLRGQLKFKFDPTKAIPIEEVEPTSEIVKRFASGAMSLGSISREAHETLAVAMNSIGGRSNTGEGGEDPKRFLDNRRSSIKQVASGRFGVTSHYLANSDQIQIKMAQGAKPGEGGELPGFKVSEYIAENRHTTPGVGLISPPPHHDIYSIEDLAQLIHDLKNAQPKGEVSVKLVSEVGVGVVAAGVAKALADHITVSGHDGGTGAAAWTGVKGAGLPWELGLAETQQTLVLNGLRDRVKLQTDGQLKTGRDVAIAALLGAEEFGFATAPLVVMGCIMMRKCHLNTCPVGIATQDEELRRKFSGQPEHVMNYFFLLAEEVREIMAKLGYRNMAEMIGQTQHLDINKRGLHYKSRGLDLSPLLTPASELNPSAGIRNLTGQYHGLDIAKDIDFIAKAKDALENQIPVVIEDEIENVNRTLGTMLSYEISSRYGTEGLPDDTIHLKLKGHGGQSLAFTLAKGITMTVEGDANDYTGKGLSGGKLAVYPTADVVASGFEAEEHVVVGNVCLYGATSGKAFFRGKAGERFCVRNSGALAVVEGVGDHGCEYMTGGIMVSLGETGRNFAAGMSGGIAYIYDADGKFPARCNMGLVGLETIDTPEESEEVHSYIKEHVEMTGSSTGQKMLDNWENEVGRFVKVFPHDYKRVLMEREARAAEAA
- a CDS encoding predicted protein translates to MGSPHRTRYAVESDQPAPTPPVNLGPEVTLEKHFLPLTRRRLKHVITTGLWTTDHIETTLTVDQEKVGGNGARLSNCSGSRLICIRREPLLALGYGELRNVDAQLMFDTWEWTANLGAPAALVAGAVLATMVESREAMSPKKSDTQLMRVAKKLCRFLLLSSFGLEVVSIFVTTVTGTMLLSHGDTPGTLKNLAYNSPMGFLKNNWEFEYLTARIAFLQGLFHWLASVALELYIPKEAEGVAARRMNKFTSSALATILVGMLSFLNRHMTFYKNYAHMLRCYVVVSFKMFFWPPHPLTILMAPMTIITLVLGFQAFMTSGDMEKD